In Candidatus Leptovillus gracilis, a single window of DNA contains:
- a CDS encoding MBOAT family protein produces the protein MDKGRKGQNGWGWVLLIGSTLAIYWLQAPLAPRFADTLLPTATLALAVLGWLLTRPPDAAARQTTWPEDRLTLFVLFALVVGMAFNRYLDGAYRLTASRPPSPWLTAVALLLLGGFVLLIARLTDRADQRRVLTGSIVLVVGLFVVLKSAPLATAAAQFWRSLSGQNPSLAAPADLAWLGFSYVAFRLIHTLRDRQTGLLPHLSLREYVTYIIFAPAFIAGPIDRAERFVQDIRALPQLVVLDAARFGEAGLRIAAGLFKKLVIADSLAQGMSLTAVNATQVTSPLALWALLYGYALRLYFDFAGYTDIAIGVGLLLGIRLPENFNRPYLQTNITTFWQSWHMTLSSWARFYVFTPLSRTLLRRKPRPSPTLIVFIAQIATMTTIGLWHGLTWTFLIWGLWHGVGLFIHKQWSDRTRRWYRALEGKPGQKRAWALFGWFITFHFVVVGWVWFLLPDVDQAAATFAKLLGIGW, from the coding sequence ATGGACAAAGGCAGAAAAGGGCAAAACGGGTGGGGCTGGGTGTTGTTGATTGGCAGCACGCTGGCGATCTACTGGCTGCAAGCGCCGTTGGCTCCCCGCTTTGCCGACACCCTGCTGCCTACGGCCACCCTGGCCCTGGCTGTACTTGGCTGGCTGCTGACCCGCCCACCGGACGCCGCCGCCCGCCAAACCACCTGGCCTGAAGACCGCCTGACGCTGTTCGTTTTATTTGCCCTGGTCGTAGGCATGGCCTTCAATCGCTACCTGGACGGCGCCTATCGTCTGACCGCTTCACGGCCGCCCTCCCCCTGGCTAACGGCCGTCGCCCTGCTGCTGCTCGGCGGCTTTGTTCTGCTCATCGCTCGCCTGACCGACCGGGCCGATCAGCGCCGTGTGTTGACCGGCAGCATTGTACTGGTCGTGGGTTTGTTTGTGGTGTTAAAAAGTGCACCATTGGCGACGGCCGCTGCCCAATTCTGGCGTTCGCTCAGCGGCCAAAACCCATCCCTGGCTGCCCCCGCCGACCTGGCCTGGTTAGGCTTCTCCTACGTCGCCTTCCGCCTCATCCACACCTTGCGCGACCGGCAAACCGGCCTGCTGCCCCACCTCTCGCTGCGCGAGTATGTCACCTACATCATCTTCGCCCCGGCTTTTATCGCCGGGCCAATAGACCGCGCCGAGCGCTTTGTGCAAGATATACGCGCCCTGCCACAGTTGGTCGTCCTGGACGCCGCCCGCTTTGGCGAGGCCGGGCTGCGCATCGCCGCCGGGCTGTTCAAAAAATTGGTGATCGCCGATTCGCTGGCGCAAGGGATGTCATTAACGGCCGTCAACGCCACCCAAGTCACCTCCCCGCTGGCTTTGTGGGCGCTGCTGTATGGCTACGCCCTGCGCCTCTACTTCGATTTTGCCGGCTACACGGACATCGCCATCGGCGTCGGGCTGCTGTTGGGCATTCGCCTGCCGGAAAACTTCAACCGCCCCTATCTCCAGACCAATATCACCACCTTCTGGCAAAGCTGGCACATGACTCTGAGCAGTTGGGCGCGGTTTTATGTCTTTACGCCGCTGTCGCGCACGCTGCTGCGGCGCAAACCCCGGCCGTCGCCCACCCTCATCGTCTTCATCGCCCAAATCGCCACCATGACCACCATCGGCCTGTGGCATGGCCTCACCTGGACCTTTCTGATTTGGGGCCTGTGGCACGGCGTCGGGCTGTTCATCCACAAGCAGTGGAGCGACCGCACCCGCCGCTGGTATCGCGCCCTGGAAGGCAAGCCGGGGCAAAAACGGGCCTGGGCGCTGTTTGGCTGGTTTATCACCTTTCATTTTGTCGTCGTCGGCTGGGTCTGGTTCTTGCTGCCAGACGTGGACCAGGCGGCGGCGACGTTCGCCAAACTACTTGGCATAGGCTGGTAG
- a CDS encoding SGNH/GDSL hydrolase family protein, with protein MSRLHCRHAINMLPLTALFTAVTLLLAGCQTLAAQPAADLPTLHPTAVLPTATLQPTTQPTAQPTTQPTIQPTTNPTSQPTTTPTRYHTYTSSPTPTPIPPGAQINGLPKTAFIVLPTAVQTNIRAIAAAGQTMDRRPQAFAKLGDSGAATADFLMRFDQRVFDLGDYAYLQPTLDYYKGSWVRFGAALHVGLHGTAVFRTELVTEPRCNPNEHMLACEFRLHNPSILLIALGTNDQSDQFDDRLEKIVTYAIDNGVIPVLITKADRYEGEDNRNNNDVRRIAAQFNVPLLDFDLLADTLPNRGLGSDNIHLTHYERYEYVSPEAFQRGYSVYNLAVIMMIDEIRAVLTQETAVPSFDISTLP; from the coding sequence ATGAGCCGCTTACACTGCCGCCACGCCATCAACATGTTACCTCTGACCGCCTTATTCACGGCCGTTACCCTGCTGCTGGCCGGCTGCCAAACCCTGGCCGCCCAACCCGCCGCCGACCTGCCCACGCTGCACCCAACGGCCGTACTGCCCACCGCCACCCTCCAACCCACCACCCAACCCACCGCCCAGCCGACTACCCAACCCACCATCCAACCCACCACCAACCCCACCAGCCAACCAACCACCACACCAACCCGCTACCACACTTACACCAGTTCACCCACACCTACCCCCATCCCCCCCGGCGCGCAAATCAACGGCCTGCCCAAAACGGCGTTTATTGTGCTGCCAACGGCCGTACAGACCAACATTCGCGCCATCGCCGCCGCCGGGCAGACGATGGACCGCCGCCCCCAGGCATTCGCCAAATTGGGCGACAGCGGCGCGGCCACGGCCGATTTCCTGATGCGTTTTGACCAGCGCGTCTTCGACCTGGGCGATTACGCCTATCTCCAGCCGACCCTTGATTACTACAAAGGCTCCTGGGTGCGCTTTGGCGCGGCGCTGCACGTGGGGCTGCACGGCACGGCCGTCTTCCGCACCGAATTGGTCACCGAACCGCGCTGTAACCCCAACGAACACATGTTGGCCTGCGAATTTCGCCTGCACAACCCCAGCATCCTGCTCATTGCCCTGGGAACCAACGACCAGAGCGACCAGTTTGACGACCGTCTGGAAAAAATTGTGACCTACGCCATAGACAACGGCGTCATCCCCGTCCTCATCACCAAAGCCGACCGCTACGAAGGCGAAGACAACCGCAACAACAACGACGTGCGCCGCATCGCCGCCCAATTTAATGTGCCGCTGCTGGATTTTGACCTGCTGGCCGACACACTGCCCAATCGCGGCCTGGGGTCAGACAACATTCATCTGACGCACTATGAGCGCTATGAATACGTCTCGCCAGAAGCGTTCCAGCGTGGCTACAGCGTGTATAACCTGGCCGTCATCATGATGATAGACGAGATTCGGGCGGTATTGACCCAGGAAACGGCCGTTCCCTCTTTCGATATTTCCACCCTGCCGTGA